A genomic region of Gadus macrocephalus chromosome 5, ASM3116895v1 contains the following coding sequences:
- the tulp4b gene encoding tubby-related protein 4 isoform X1 — protein MSRNYEPGHSVGMLAAVEHGPILCSDSNILCLSWKGRVPKSEKDKPVCRRRYYEEGWLATGNGRGVVGVTFTSSHCRRDRNTPQRINFNLRGHNSEVVLVRWNEPFQKLATCDMEGGIFVWIQYEGRWSVELVNDRGAQVSDFTWSHDGTQALIAYRDGFVLVGSVSGQRHWSSEINLESQITCGIWTPDDQQVLFGTADGQVIVMDCHGRMLAHVLLHESDGIVSMSWNCPDFLVEDSTESDTDSDDNVLPLVRSIKPLLTVSFLSGDISLMNNYDDLSPTVIRSGLKDVEVQWCSQGDLLAVAGMEKHSADTDSVCASNTRNALVKFYNVQGEHIYTLETPAQRPITTICWGHRDSRLFLACGPALYVVRVEHRVASLQLLCQQGIASALREERDVGKLNMPSLLCSYVTTAFIPTIKPPIPDPNNIRDFVSYPTAGNERLHCTMKRAEDNPEAGGPCYTLYLEHLGGLVPILKGRRISKLRPEFVIMDPKMDGKMEEVCVNPMISYTDSCNGSDSSDIELTDEWVGKKSPKLSRGNRSPKLFRMNMESRKSPKLSRANQEGQRSPRLPSKKAPVRSPSLTRREFCMDGITEHNYLAQVTSNIWGTKFKIVGLASFLPANLGAVIYKTSLLHLQPRQMTIYLPEVRKISLDFMSLPVFNPNVFSEDEDDLPVMGPSGVAGDNPPCTVNIPIAPIHSPAQAMSPTQSIGLVQSLLANQNIQLDVLTNPTATAAVAAAAAAAAAVPPADHSQDSVAAAPYPVPTRYSNPGQAIFSGMDMGPPLLAVTPPLPPPPHHPPPEPHPHPPHHPQRSRAQQLHHQPPSKQSQQMQLQQQKTHHQQLLQQPPPHHHHQQQTQQQHLHQQQQQQQQQQHLHQQQQQQQHLHQQQQQQQQQHQQQQQQQHQQHQQQLQQLHHQQQLLHQQQQQAQHQQLQQSQQHAANPQQLHHQQQQQLHQQQMQIQHEQMQQQQQQIRLQIQEMRQQQQQLQQQHQQLQQQHQQMQQQLKMQMALPPPPSGYPTLSLQQLHLLPPMPPPNAEPGLDRAEQHGHGHGSKPSLPRSLPPSFIDADGTVEIQMRKMNPPPPYPGTTVTVTASGVSSSAIPQTLITNCDSPSVLAPDPCLKKDEFLLHPVTLQYPTPLGYERITTFDSSGNVEEVCRPRRRLMRNQNTYALQGISGSATLKVTSSDSKKIQLPYSSATLSRLSVPRYSIPSGDPPPYPDPANQVPATLPPPQRIDNTLIHATLRRDRRDQALKVPQMMESSRTLPTKSKVNSALALSYQQRIPTALYTCTQCSSNNSSTNVSVSGGGTSSSGIAGGTVVRQDFPPGKGAHHSTIIVHSKSTSPLTSQSSQYNLLGPVDNSRDRTVYVNSAFTEDEAVNQQCHLEKSLRHLTLGDVGLTVKRPPPYQWDPSSSTSTEHFWLAPEQTMLAPPPPPHKPPPLLFSQAPHLDMARLPFVFTTKPPNSPSTSTLTFPSGYQISLSPFPPGMGHSVTSTLQNLQSTSQQSETIGSSPFAQQGASLVLPPGYPSSLANLACCPLPPMYPGASSCAGLQLHPVNLHPWNPYPCPPPPPMQDPPSHPAPPLPTKTHQKLEKPILSPPPPTMPPPPPPLPPPPPPTEPPPPPKGTTEDHAESANNFLEPPSLNDSPVPRESERVSKKSRKRLDSRAEEANMPAVSEGKGRKEGRALSDFNSLISSPRLGGRDKKKPKGQREQLNKGKKMMSRTTNEFQDSSESEPELFISGDELMNQNQSSKKSWKNKRSLRMASELEEIKCRKANEREDRSLGSQGFVYVMANKQPLWNEATQVYQLDFGGRVTQESAKNFQIELDGRQVMQFGRIDGNAYILDFQYPFSAVQAFAVALANVTQRLK, from the exons CCAG GTGAGTGACTTCACCTGGTCCCACGACGGCACCCAGGCGCTGATCGCGTACCGGGACGGCTTCGTGTTGGTGGGCTCCGTCAGTGGGCAGCGCCACTGGTCCTCCGAGATCAACCTGGAGAGCCAGATCACCTGCGGGATCTGGACTCCTGACGATCAGCAG GTGCTGTTCGGTACTGCGGACGGACAGGTGATCGTCATGGACTGCCATGGAAGGATGCTGGCCCACGTTCTGCTGCACGAGTCAGACGGGATCGTGAGCATGTCCTGGAACTGCCCGGACTTCCTTGTGGAGGACAGCACTGAGAGTGACACGGATTCTGATGACAATGTTCTGCCATTAG TGCGAAGCATCAAACCCTTGTTGACGGTGAGCTTCTTATCAGGAGACATCAGTTTAATGAACAACTACGATGACCTCTCGCCTACCGTGATCCGCTCGGGCCTGAAAG ATGTGGAAGTCCAGTGGTGCTCCCAGGGCGACCTGCTGGCTGTGGCCGGCATGGAGAAACACTCTGCAGACACCGACTCTGTCTGCGCCTCCAACACCAGGAACGCTCTGGTGAAGTTCTACAACGTCCAAGGGGAACACATCTACACCCTGGAGACGCCCGCGCAG AGGCCCATCACTACCATCTGCTGGGGTCACCGGGACTCACGGCTGTTCCTGGCGTGCGGGCCGGCGCTGTACGTGGTGCGTGTGGAGCACCGCGTGGCCAGCCTCCAGTTGCTATGCCAACAGGGTATCGCCAGCGCACTGCGCGAGGAGAGGGACGTGGGGAAGCTGAACATGCCCTCCCTGCTCTGCTCTTACGTCACCACCGCCTTCATTCCCACCATCAAG CCTCCGATCCCGGACCCCAACAACATCCGAGACTTTGTCAGCTACCCCACCGCCGGCAACGAGCGGCTGCACTGCACCATGAAGCGTGCGGAGGACAACCCTGAGGCGGGGGGGCCCTGCTACACGCTGTACCTGGAGCACCTGGGGGGCCTGGTGCCCATCCTGAAGGGCCGGCGCATCAGCAAGCTGCGCCCCGAGTTCGTCATCATGGACCCCAAAATGGATGGCAAAATGG aggaggtgtgtgtgaacCCAATGATCTCCTACACTGACAGCTGCAACGGTTCTGACTCCAGTGACATCGAGCTGACGGACGAGTGGGTCGGGAAGAAGTCCCCAAAGCTGTCCCGTGGAAACAGGTCACCCAAACTCTTCAG AATGAACATGGAATCCCGGAAATCTCCTAAGCTCTCACGAGCAAACCAGGAGGGCCAGCGATCACCACGCTTACCGTCAAAGAAGGCTCCGGTCCGCTCCCCCAGTCTGACTCGCCGGGAATTTTGTATGGACGGCATCACAGAG CACAACTACCTCGCTCAAGTTACATCCAACATATGGGGAACCAAGTTTAAAATTGTCGGGCTTGCCTCTTTTCTGCCTGCCAATCTTGGTGCAG TCATCTACAAAACCAGTTTACTGCATCTACAACCGAGGCAGATGACCATCTACCTTCCGGAAGTGAGGAAGATCTCCTTAGACTTCATGAGTCTGCCTGTTTTCAACCCCAACGTCTTcagtgaggatgaggacgaCCTGCCGG TGATGGGTCCATCAGGAGTGGCGGGAGACAACCCTCCCTGCACAGTCAACATCCCCATCGCTCCCATCCACAGCCCCGCCCAGGCTATGTCACCTACTCAGAGTATTGGCCTTGTCCAGTCTCttttagccaatcagaacatTCAGCTCGATGTCCTGACCAATCCCACGGCCACAGCagcggtggctgctgctgcagcggCTGCAGCTGCCGTTCCGCCCGCCGACCACAGCCAGGATTCGGTTGCGGCGGCGCCGTATCCAGTGCCGACCCGGTACTCGAACCCGGGTCAGGCCATCTTCAGCGGCATGGACATGGGACCCCCTCTCCTGGCcgtcactcctcctcttccgcctcctccccaccaccccccacccgaGCCGCACCCTCACCCTCCGCACCACCCCCAGCGCTCCCGGGCCCAGCAGCTGCACCATCAGCCTCCCTCCAAGCAGTCGCAGCAgatgcagctgcagcagcagaagacgCACCATCAGCAGCTGCTTCAGCAGCCGCcgccacaccaccaccatcagcaacagacacagcaacaacatctgcatcagcagcaacaacagcagcagcaacagcagcatctccatcaacagcagcagcagcagcagcatctacatcaacaacaacagcagcagcagcaacaacaccaacaacagcagcagcagcagcatcaacaacaccaacaacaactgcagcagctgcaccaccagcagcaactcctgcaccaacagcagcagcaggcgcagcATCAGCAGCTTCAGCAGAGCCAGCAGCACGCCGCCAACCCGCAGCAactccaccatcagcagcagcagcagctgcaccaGCAGCAGATGCAGATTCAGCACGAgcagatgcagcagcagcagcagcagatccgCCTGCAGATCCAGGAGatgcggcagcagcagcagcagctgcagcagcagcaccagcagctgcagcagcagcaccagcagatGCAGCAGCAGTTGAAGATGCAGATGGcgctgccccctcccccgtccGGGTATCCAACGCTCTCCCTGCAGCAGCTGCACCTCCTGCCGCCGATGCCCCCCCCGAACGCGGAGCCCGGGCTGGACAGGGCAGAGCAGCACGGGCACGGGCACGGGTCCAAGCCCagcctccctcgctccctgccGCCCTCCTTCATCGACGCCGACGGCACGGTGGAGATCCAGATGAGGAAGATGAACCCTCCTCCTCCGTACCCTGGCACCACGGTGACGGTGACGGCGTCGGGGGTCTCGTCGTCGGCCATACCGCAGACCCTCATCACCAACTGCGACAGCCCCAGCGTACTGGCTCCGGACCCCTGCCTGAAGAAGGACGAGTTCCTGCTTCACCCGGTCACCCTGCAGTACCCCACACCCCTGGGCTACGAGAGGATCACCACCTTTGACAGCAGCGGCAACGTGGAAGAGGTGTGCCGCCCGCGGAGACGCCTCATGCGCAACCAGAACACCTATGCCCTGCAGGGCATCAGTGGCTCCGCCACCCTCAAGGTCACGTCGTCGGACAGTAAGAAGATCCAGCTGCCCTACAGCTCCGCCACTCTGAGCAGGCTCTCTGTGCCTCGGTACTCCATCCCCAGTGGAGATCCGCCTCCTTACCCCGACCCAGCCAATCAGGTCCCCGCCACGCTCCCGCCTCCCCAGAGGATCGACAACACCCTCATCCACGCCACGCTGCGCCGGGACCGCAGGGACCAGGCTCTCAAAGTGCCGCAGATGATGGAGAGCTCACGGACGCTTCCCACCAAGTCGAAGGTGAACAGTGCGCTCGCGCTCTCCTACCAGCAGAGGATACCCACCGCTCTGTACACCTGCACACagtgcagcagcaacaacagcagcactaATGTCAGTGTCAGCGGGGGCGGGACCAGCAGCAGTGGCATTGCAGGGGGCACAGTGGTGCGGCAGGACTTCCCCCCGGGGAAAGGAGCTCACCATAGCACAATTATCGTGCACTCCAAGAgcacctcccccctcacctcccagtcctcccagtacaATCTGCTGGGTCCAGTAGACAACAGCAGGGACAGAACCGTGTACGTCAACTCAGCCTTCACCGAGGACGAGGCTGTAAACCAGCAGTGCCATCTGGAGAAGTCGCTGCGCCATCTGACCCTCGGCGACGTCGGTTTGACGGTCAAACGTCCTCCACCCTACCAGTGGGACCCgtcgtcctccacctccacagaaCACTTCTGGCTCGCCCCAGAGCAGACCATGTtagcgccaccgccgccgccacacaaacccccacccctcctcttcaGCCAAGCCCCGCACCTGGACATGGCCCGGCTTCCCTTTGTGTTCACCACCAAGCCTCCGAACAGCCCTAGCACAAGCACACTGACCTTTCCCTCCGGCTATCAGATATCCCTCTCGCCGTTTCCCCCTGGCATGGGTCATAGCGTGACGTCGACGCTGCAGAACCTCCAGAGCACCTCGCAGCAGAGCGAAACAATCGGGTCGTCGCCTTTTGCACAGCAGGGTGCGAGTCTGGTCCTCCCTCCGGGCTACCCTTCCAGCCTCGCTAACTTGGCTTGCTGCCCTCTACCCCCCATGTACCCAGGGGCGAGCTCCTGTGCTGGGCTCCAGCTGCACCCTGTGAACCTACACCCCTGGAACCCCTATCCCTGCCCTCCCCCGCCGCCAATGcaggaccccccctcccacccagcgCCTCCCCTGCCTACCAAAACCCACCAGAAGTTAGAAAAGCCTATCCTTTCGCCGCCACCCCCGACcatgccacctcctcctcccccactccctcccccgccACCTCCCACAGAACCCCCGCCGCCACCCAAGGGCACCACGGAGGACCATGCAGAGTCTGCCAACAACTTCCTGGAGCCGCCGTCCCTTAACGACAGCCCCGTGCCACGGGAGTCTGAGCGTGTCAGCAAGAAGAGCCGCAAGAGGCTGGACAGCCGGGCCGAGGAGGCCAACATGCCCGCCGTCTCCGAGGgcaaaggaaggaaggagggccGCGCACTGTCCGACTTCAACAGCCTCATCTCCAGCCCCCGGCTCGGGGGGAGGGACAAGAAGAAGCCCAAGGGCCAAAGAGAGCAGCTCAACAAGGGCAAGAAGATGATGAGCAGGACCACCAACGAGTTCCAGGACAGCTCTGAGAGCGAGCCGGAGCTGTTCATCAGCGGGGATGAGCTGATGAACCAGAACCAGAGCAGCAAGAAGAGCTGGAAGAACAAGAGGAGTCTCCGGATGGCCAGCGAGCTAGAGGAGATCAAGTGCCGCAAGGCCAACGAGAGGGAGGACCGCAGCCTGGGCAGCCAGGGCTTCGTGTACGTCATGGCCAACAAGCAGCCGCTGTGGAACGAGGCCACCCAGGTGTACCAGCTGGACTTTGGTGGACGCGTCACTCAGGAGTCTGCAAAGAACTTTCAGATCGAACTGGACGGCAGACAG GTGATGCAGTTTGGACGGATTGACGGCAACGCCTACATCCTGGATTTCCAGTATCCTTTCTCTGCTGTGCAGGCCTTTGCTGTTGCCTTGGCAAATGTAACGCAGCGGCTCAAGTGA
- the tulp4b gene encoding tubby-related protein 4 isoform X2 gives MSRNYEPGHSVGMLAAVEHGPILCSDSNILCLSWKGRVPKSEKDKPVCRRRYYEEGWLATGNGRGVVGVTFTSSHCRRDRNTPQRINFNLRGHNSEVVLVRWNEPFQKLATCDMEGGIFVWIQYEGRWSVELVNDRGAQVSDFTWSHDGTQALIAYRDGFVLVGSVSGQRHWSSEINLESQITCGIWTPDDQQVLFGTADGQVIVMDCHGRMLAHVLLHESDGIVSMSWNCPDFLVEDSTESDTDSDDNVLPLVRSIKPLLTVSFLSGDISLMNNYDDLSPTVIRSGLKDVEVQWCSQGDLLAVAGMEKHSADTDSVCASNTRNALVKFYNVQGEHIYTLETPAQRPITTICWGHRDSRLFLACGPALYVVRVEHRVASLQLLCQQGIASALREERDVGKLNMPSLLCSYVTTAFIPTIKPPIPDPNNIRDFVSYPTAGNERLHCTMKRAEDNPEAGGPCYTLYLEHLGGLVPILKGRRISKLRPEFVIMDPKMDGKMEEVCVNPMISYTDSCNGSDSSDIELTDEWVGKKSPKLSRGNRMNMESRKSPKLSRANQEGQRSPRLPSKKAPVRSPSLTRREFCMDGITEHNYLAQVTSNIWGTKFKIVGLASFLPANLGAVIYKTSLLHLQPRQMTIYLPEVRKISLDFMSLPVFNPNVFSEDEDDLPVMGPSGVAGDNPPCTVNIPIAPIHSPAQAMSPTQSIGLVQSLLANQNIQLDVLTNPTATAAVAAAAAAAAAVPPADHSQDSVAAAPYPVPTRYSNPGQAIFSGMDMGPPLLAVTPPLPPPPHHPPPEPHPHPPHHPQRSRAQQLHHQPPSKQSQQMQLQQQKTHHQQLLQQPPPHHHHQQQTQQQHLHQQQQQQQQQQHLHQQQQQQQHLHQQQQQQQQQHQQQQQQQHQQHQQQLQQLHHQQQLLHQQQQQAQHQQLQQSQQHAANPQQLHHQQQQQLHQQQMQIQHEQMQQQQQQIRLQIQEMRQQQQQLQQQHQQLQQQHQQMQQQLKMQMALPPPPSGYPTLSLQQLHLLPPMPPPNAEPGLDRAEQHGHGHGSKPSLPRSLPPSFIDADGTVEIQMRKMNPPPPYPGTTVTVTASGVSSSAIPQTLITNCDSPSVLAPDPCLKKDEFLLHPVTLQYPTPLGYERITTFDSSGNVEEVCRPRRRLMRNQNTYALQGISGSATLKVTSSDSKKIQLPYSSATLSRLSVPRYSIPSGDPPPYPDPANQVPATLPPPQRIDNTLIHATLRRDRRDQALKVPQMMESSRTLPTKSKVNSALALSYQQRIPTALYTCTQCSSNNSSTNVSVSGGGTSSSGIAGGTVVRQDFPPGKGAHHSTIIVHSKSTSPLTSQSSQYNLLGPVDNSRDRTVYVNSAFTEDEAVNQQCHLEKSLRHLTLGDVGLTVKRPPPYQWDPSSSTSTEHFWLAPEQTMLAPPPPPHKPPPLLFSQAPHLDMARLPFVFTTKPPNSPSTSTLTFPSGYQISLSPFPPGMGHSVTSTLQNLQSTSQQSETIGSSPFAQQGASLVLPPGYPSSLANLACCPLPPMYPGASSCAGLQLHPVNLHPWNPYPCPPPPPMQDPPSHPAPPLPTKTHQKLEKPILSPPPPTMPPPPPPLPPPPPPTEPPPPPKGTTEDHAESANNFLEPPSLNDSPVPRESERVSKKSRKRLDSRAEEANMPAVSEGKGRKEGRALSDFNSLISSPRLGGRDKKKPKGQREQLNKGKKMMSRTTNEFQDSSESEPELFISGDELMNQNQSSKKSWKNKRSLRMASELEEIKCRKANEREDRSLGSQGFVYVMANKQPLWNEATQVYQLDFGGRVTQESAKNFQIELDGRQVMQFGRIDGNAYILDFQYPFSAVQAFAVALANVTQRLK, from the exons CCAG GTGAGTGACTTCACCTGGTCCCACGACGGCACCCAGGCGCTGATCGCGTACCGGGACGGCTTCGTGTTGGTGGGCTCCGTCAGTGGGCAGCGCCACTGGTCCTCCGAGATCAACCTGGAGAGCCAGATCACCTGCGGGATCTGGACTCCTGACGATCAGCAG GTGCTGTTCGGTACTGCGGACGGACAGGTGATCGTCATGGACTGCCATGGAAGGATGCTGGCCCACGTTCTGCTGCACGAGTCAGACGGGATCGTGAGCATGTCCTGGAACTGCCCGGACTTCCTTGTGGAGGACAGCACTGAGAGTGACACGGATTCTGATGACAATGTTCTGCCATTAG TGCGAAGCATCAAACCCTTGTTGACGGTGAGCTTCTTATCAGGAGACATCAGTTTAATGAACAACTACGATGACCTCTCGCCTACCGTGATCCGCTCGGGCCTGAAAG ATGTGGAAGTCCAGTGGTGCTCCCAGGGCGACCTGCTGGCTGTGGCCGGCATGGAGAAACACTCTGCAGACACCGACTCTGTCTGCGCCTCCAACACCAGGAACGCTCTGGTGAAGTTCTACAACGTCCAAGGGGAACACATCTACACCCTGGAGACGCCCGCGCAG AGGCCCATCACTACCATCTGCTGGGGTCACCGGGACTCACGGCTGTTCCTGGCGTGCGGGCCGGCGCTGTACGTGGTGCGTGTGGAGCACCGCGTGGCCAGCCTCCAGTTGCTATGCCAACAGGGTATCGCCAGCGCACTGCGCGAGGAGAGGGACGTGGGGAAGCTGAACATGCCCTCCCTGCTCTGCTCTTACGTCACCACCGCCTTCATTCCCACCATCAAG CCTCCGATCCCGGACCCCAACAACATCCGAGACTTTGTCAGCTACCCCACCGCCGGCAACGAGCGGCTGCACTGCACCATGAAGCGTGCGGAGGACAACCCTGAGGCGGGGGGGCCCTGCTACACGCTGTACCTGGAGCACCTGGGGGGCCTGGTGCCCATCCTGAAGGGCCGGCGCATCAGCAAGCTGCGCCCCGAGTTCGTCATCATGGACCCCAAAATGGATGGCAAAATGG aggaggtgtgtgtgaacCCAATGATCTCCTACACTGACAGCTGCAACGGTTCTGACTCCAGTGACATCGAGCTGACGGACGAGTGGGTCGGGAAGAAGTCCCCAAAGCTGTCCCGTGGAAACAG AATGAACATGGAATCCCGGAAATCTCCTAAGCTCTCACGAGCAAACCAGGAGGGCCAGCGATCACCACGCTTACCGTCAAAGAAGGCTCCGGTCCGCTCCCCCAGTCTGACTCGCCGGGAATTTTGTATGGACGGCATCACAGAG CACAACTACCTCGCTCAAGTTACATCCAACATATGGGGAACCAAGTTTAAAATTGTCGGGCTTGCCTCTTTTCTGCCTGCCAATCTTGGTGCAG TCATCTACAAAACCAGTTTACTGCATCTACAACCGAGGCAGATGACCATCTACCTTCCGGAAGTGAGGAAGATCTCCTTAGACTTCATGAGTCTGCCTGTTTTCAACCCCAACGTCTTcagtgaggatgaggacgaCCTGCCGG TGATGGGTCCATCAGGAGTGGCGGGAGACAACCCTCCCTGCACAGTCAACATCCCCATCGCTCCCATCCACAGCCCCGCCCAGGCTATGTCACCTACTCAGAGTATTGGCCTTGTCCAGTCTCttttagccaatcagaacatTCAGCTCGATGTCCTGACCAATCCCACGGCCACAGCagcggtggctgctgctgcagcggCTGCAGCTGCCGTTCCGCCCGCCGACCACAGCCAGGATTCGGTTGCGGCGGCGCCGTATCCAGTGCCGACCCGGTACTCGAACCCGGGTCAGGCCATCTTCAGCGGCATGGACATGGGACCCCCTCTCCTGGCcgtcactcctcctcttccgcctcctccccaccaccccccacccgaGCCGCACCCTCACCCTCCGCACCACCCCCAGCGCTCCCGGGCCCAGCAGCTGCACCATCAGCCTCCCTCCAAGCAGTCGCAGCAgatgcagctgcagcagcagaagacgCACCATCAGCAGCTGCTTCAGCAGCCGCcgccacaccaccaccatcagcaacagacacagcaacaacatctgcatcagcagcaacaacagcagcagcaacagcagcatctccatcaacagcagcagcagcagcagcatctacatcaacaacaacagcagcagcagcaacaacaccaacaacagcagcagcagcagcatcaacaacaccaacaacaactgcagcagctgcaccaccagcagcaactcctgcaccaacagcagcagcaggcgcagcATCAGCAGCTTCAGCAGAGCCAGCAGCACGCCGCCAACCCGCAGCAactccaccatcagcagcagcagcagctgcaccaGCAGCAGATGCAGATTCAGCACGAgcagatgcagcagcagcagcagcagatccgCCTGCAGATCCAGGAGatgcggcagcagcagcagcagctgcagcagcagcaccagcagctgcagcagcagcaccagcagatGCAGCAGCAGTTGAAGATGCAGATGGcgctgccccctcccccgtccGGGTATCCAACGCTCTCCCTGCAGCAGCTGCACCTCCTGCCGCCGATGCCCCCCCCGAACGCGGAGCCCGGGCTGGACAGGGCAGAGCAGCACGGGCACGGGCACGGGTCCAAGCCCagcctccctcgctccctgccGCCCTCCTTCATCGACGCCGACGGCACGGTGGAGATCCAGATGAGGAAGATGAACCCTCCTCCTCCGTACCCTGGCACCACGGTGACGGTGACGGCGTCGGGGGTCTCGTCGTCGGCCATACCGCAGACCCTCATCACCAACTGCGACAGCCCCAGCGTACTGGCTCCGGACCCCTGCCTGAAGAAGGACGAGTTCCTGCTTCACCCGGTCACCCTGCAGTACCCCACACCCCTGGGCTACGAGAGGATCACCACCTTTGACAGCAGCGGCAACGTGGAAGAGGTGTGCCGCCCGCGGAGACGCCTCATGCGCAACCAGAACACCTATGCCCTGCAGGGCATCAGTGGCTCCGCCACCCTCAAGGTCACGTCGTCGGACAGTAAGAAGATCCAGCTGCCCTACAGCTCCGCCACTCTGAGCAGGCTCTCTGTGCCTCGGTACTCCATCCCCAGTGGAGATCCGCCTCCTTACCCCGACCCAGCCAATCAGGTCCCCGCCACGCTCCCGCCTCCCCAGAGGATCGACAACACCCTCATCCACGCCACGCTGCGCCGGGACCGCAGGGACCAGGCTCTCAAAGTGCCGCAGATGATGGAGAGCTCACGGACGCTTCCCACCAAGTCGAAGGTGAACAGTGCGCTCGCGCTCTCCTACCAGCAGAGGATACCCACCGCTCTGTACACCTGCACACagtgcagcagcaacaacagcagcactaATGTCAGTGTCAGCGGGGGCGGGACCAGCAGCAGTGGCATTGCAGGGGGCACAGTGGTGCGGCAGGACTTCCCCCCGGGGAAAGGAGCTCACCATAGCACAATTATCGTGCACTCCAAGAgcacctcccccctcacctcccagtcctcccagtacaATCTGCTGGGTCCAGTAGACAACAGCAGGGACAGAACCGTGTACGTCAACTCAGCCTTCACCGAGGACGAGGCTGTAAACCAGCAGTGCCATCTGGAGAAGTCGCTGCGCCATCTGACCCTCGGCGACGTCGGTTTGACGGTCAAACGTCCTCCACCCTACCAGTGGGACCCgtcgtcctccacctccacagaaCACTTCTGGCTCGCCCCAGAGCAGACCATGTtagcgccaccgccgccgccacacaaacccccacccctcctcttcaGCCAAGCCCCGCACCTGGACATGGCCCGGCTTCCCTTTGTGTTCACCACCAAGCCTCCGAACAGCCCTAGCACAAGCACACTGACCTTTCCCTCCGGCTATCAGATATCCCTCTCGCCGTTTCCCCCTGGCATGGGTCATAGCGTGACGTCGACGCTGCAGAACCTCCAGAGCACCTCGCAGCAGAGCGAAACAATCGGGTCGTCGCCTTTTGCACAGCAGGGTGCGAGTCTGGTCCTCCCTCCGGGCTACCCTTCCAGCCTCGCTAACTTGGCTTGCTGCCCTCTACCCCCCATGTACCCAGGGGCGAGCTCCTGTGCTGGGCTCCAGCTGCACCCTGTGAACCTACACCCCTGGAACCCCTATCCCTGCCCTCCCCCGCCGCCAATGcaggaccccccctcccacccagcgCCTCCCCTGCCTACCAAAACCCACCAGAAGTTAGAAAAGCCTATCCTTTCGCCGCCACCCCCGACcatgccacctcctcctcccccactccctcccccgccACCTCCCACAGAACCCCCGCCGCCACCCAAGGGCACCACGGAGGACCATGCAGAGTCTGCCAACAACTTCCTGGAGCCGCCGTCCCTTAACGACAGCCCCGTGCCACGGGAGTCTGAGCGTGTCAGCAAGAAGAGCCGCAAGAGGCTGGACAGCCGGGCCGAGGAGGCCAACATGCCCGCCGTCTCCGAGGgcaaaggaaggaaggagggccGCGCACTGTCCGACTTCAACAGCCTCATCTCCAGCCCCCGGCTCGGGGGGAGGGACAAGAAGAAGCCCAAGGGCCAAAGAGAGCAGCTCAACAAGGGCAAGAAGATGATGAGCAGGACCACCAACGAGTTCCAGGACAGCTCTGAGAGCGAGCCGGAGCTGTTCATCAGCGGGGATGAGCTGATGAACCAGAACCAGAGCAGCAAGAAGAGCTGGAAGAACAAGAGGAGTCTCCGGATGGCCAGCGAGCTAGAGGAGATCAAGTGCCGCAAGGCCAACGAGAGGGAGGACCGCAGCCTGGGCAGCCAGGGCTTCGTGTACGTCATGGCCAACAAGCAGCCGCTGTGGAACGAGGCCACCCAGGTGTACCAGCTGGACTTTGGTGGACGCGTCACTCAGGAGTCTGCAAAGAACTTTCAGATCGAACTGGACGGCAGACAG GTGATGCAGTTTGGACGGATTGACGGCAACGCCTACATCCTGGATTTCCAGTATCCTTTCTCTGCTGTGCAGGCCTTTGCTGTTGCCTTGGCAAATGTAACGCAGCGGCTCAAGTGA